From one Euwallacea fornicatus isolate EFF26 chromosome 4, ASM4011564v1, whole genome shotgun sequence genomic stretch:
- the LOC136350928 gene encoding probable pseudouridine-5'-phosphatase isoform X1, translated as MAKFRQVSHVIFDMDGVILDTEGAYKRAIATIARRFGKNYTNNIVAKVTGTVERESARIAVTEMNIPMPVEEFRKEFRSLSHSFFAKHGVPLMPGTQRLVRHLSKHNIPISVATSSSLESFELKSAQHKDLFKLFDHIVCGSTDPDVKQGKPAPDIFLVSAARFPTKPNPEKCLVFEDSPNGVQAAISAGMQVIMIPDENIPTELRKGASFVVSSVDETPLEKFGLPPLK; from the exons ATGGCGAAATTTAGGCAAGTTTCTCatgtaatttttgatatgGATGGTGTAATTTTAG ATACTGAGGGAGCATATAAGAGAGCTATTGCCACAATCGCCAGGCGTTTCGGGAAAAACTACACAAATAATATAGTTGCTAAAGTAACTGGCACTGTTGAACGCGAATCTGCACGTATCGCAGTAACTGAAATGAATATTCCCATGCCGGTAGAAGAATTTCGGAAAGAGTTTCGCAGTCTTTCACACAGTTTCTTTGCTAAACATGGCGTTCCACTTATGCCAG GAACGCAAAGATTAGTCCGTCACCTTTCCAAACACAACATTCCTATCTCAGTGGCGACATCATCTTCCTTGGAGAGTTTTGAACTCAAGTCTGCTCAACACAAGGACTTGTTTAAGCTATTTGATCATATAGTATGTGGAAGTACCGACCCAGATGTGAAGCAAGGCAAGCCTGCGCCCGACATATTTCTCGTCTCTGCAGCTAG ATTTCCGACCAAACCTAATCCAGAAAAATGTCTAGTATTTGAAGACTCTCCAAATGGAGTTCAAGCAGCAATCAGCGCTGGCATGCAAGTGATCATGATACCGGATGAAAACATTCCAACGGAACTTCGGAAGGGAGCATCATTTGTTGTATCGTCTGTGGATGAAACGCCTTTAGAAAAGTTCGGCCTTCCtcctttaaaataa
- the ND-B8 gene encoding NADH dehydrogenase [ubiquinone] 1 alpha subcomplex subunit 2: MSAIKFSGALKELRIHLCQTSPTSKGVREFIEKYYVDLKSSNPKFPILIRECSGIEPKLWARFEQGKEKAVSLKDLSSSDVLSKIKTVSN, translated from the exons ATGTCGGCGATAAAATTTTCCGGAGCATTAAAAGAGCTGAGAATCCACTTGTGCCAAACTAGTCCCACAAGCAAAGGAGTGCG agaattcattgaaaaatactATGTTGACCTTAAATCGAGCAATcccaaatttccaattttaattagGGAATGCTCAGGAATTGAACCGAAATTATGGGCTCGATTTG AGCAAGGCAAAGAAAAGGCAGTTTCCCTAAAAGATTTATCTTCCTCAGATGTACTGTCCAAAATCAAGAcagtatcaaattaa
- the LOC136350907 gene encoding uncharacterized protein translates to MSKKAQKPKVYEKLNLMELYKSTTESGEQNHLDCNVIEIFDPETQTLIKSSPEELKKSFYEAKDKSSINVVYKVIYPDDLNLKHPPSQKSKKPLGRPKKLKTYEPVLSESSVQSDKGKVKVVSKTRSGREVKVPKYIQDEFKIVIEDRPPSSLNDYDSKPESNTDKSHHYRDPVIRNMKPEEQPDFLQKKRRIAAQYRCPKCKKAYLGRNKMLEHLRKNPSHGPIDQNKENHFEVWNHLVSITQKCALSERGAKFCQELSNLLHNLLLLTNALFKKLGSAVNEVDVDKVLGNAIGLNPGTYYFDDTNLYKDVSLLKLMGNTDFVNSIKSTMKDISSRSGSNCNCAKLNLIDELVLNSMLISSEANNAIAKKIDDIRIEQSRQDDGNTKRDCATSQHFTGEEFLVSSTETLSGYDCDMTSAIDDQPQFEHALNHKKNNSQPQPLEYKSDVDMKRAYFSSDIAETFSIAYQSNNSSEDHDKSKEKASKIKIHANIMLCPPKPKYLQSNIKPFVEDTGSGQESKGEQVNPDLLIENSVLSPIGNLRHSVDELMLPVPVTSGPTSILETSSSSDEVMNVDHFVNERFRRITESDLEGHSNNSLNLDLPVLDLFQFHTT, encoded by the exons atgtcaaagaaGGCTCAAAAGCCAAAAGTATACGAAAAG ttGAATTTAATGGAACTCTACAAATCTACGACTGAGTCAGGGGAGCAAAATCACCTAGACTGTAATGTCATAGAAATTTTCGATCCCGAAACTCAAACACTTATAAAAAGCAGCCctgaggaattaaaaaaaagcttttacgAAGCTAAGGATAAATCTTcaataaatgttgtttataAGGTCATCTATCCTGATGACCTTAATTTAAAG CATCCGCCttcacaaaaatcaaaaaaacctCTCGGAAGGcctaaaaaacttaaaacttaTGAGCCAGTACTTAGTGAGTCATCAGTACAGTCAGACAAGGGGAAAGTGAAGGTCGTCTCTAAAACAAGATCAGGAAGAGAGGTGAAAGTTCCAAAATATATCCAGGAT GAATTTAAGATTGTCATTGAAGACAGGCCTCCCTCCAGCTTAAACGACTACGATAGTAAGCCTGAGTCAAACACAGACAAATCACATCACTATAGAGATCCTGTAATCCGCAATATGAAACCAGAAGAGCAACCTGATTTTCTGCAAAAGAAACGTCGAATAGCTGCCCAATACCGATGCCCCAAATGCAAGAAAGCCTATTTAGGGCGTAACAAAATGTTGGAACACCTAAGGAAAAATCCATCCCATGGGCCTATTGatcaaaacaaagaaaatcatTTCGAAGTCTGGAACCACTTAGTATCGATCACCCAGAAATGCGCTTTATCCGAAAGGGGtgccaaattttgtcaagAGCTTTCCaatcttttacataatttgTTGCTATTAACCAACGCTCTCTTTAAGAAGCTCGGAAGCGCAGTTAACGAGGTTGATGTGGACAAAGTCCTTGGGAACGCCATTGGATTAAATCCTGGAACTTATTACTTTGATGACACGAATTTGTATAAAGATGTCTCATTATTGAAGCTGATGGGCAATACTGACTTTGTAAATTCCATAAAGTCTACTATGAAGGATATATCCTCCAGGTCTGGGAGCAATTGCAACTGCGCCAAACTTAATTTAATCGAtgaattagttttaaattctaTGTTAATATCCTCAGAAGCTAACAATGCAATTGCTAAGAAAATTGATGATATTAGGATAGAGCAAAGCAGACAGGACGATGGTAACACCAAAAGAGATTGCGCGACTTCCCAACACTTCACTGGAGAAGAGTTTCTTGTGTCCAGTACCGAGACTTTGTCTGGTTATGATTGCGATATGACATCCGCAATAGATGATCAGCCTCAATTCGAACATGCTTTGAACCACAAAAAGAATAATTCTCAGCCTCAGCCTTTAGAATACAAATCGGATGTCGACATGAAGAGGGCCTACTTCTCAAGTGACATCGCCGAAACTTTTTCCATTGCTTACCAGTCGAATAATTCGTCGGAAGATCACGACAAATCAAAGGAGAAAgcttcgaaaataaaaattcacgcCAATATAATGTTGTGTCCTCCAAAGCCTAAGTACCTTCAGTCGAACATTAAACCGTTCGTAGAAGACACGGGCAGTGGCCAGGAAAGTAAAGGCGAACAAGTTAATCCTGATTTGCTGAttgaaaattcagttttatccCCAATTGGTAATTTACGGCATTCAGTGGATGAACTTATGCTACCAGTACCAGTAACATCGGGGCCTACGAGTATTTTGGAAACTTCAAGTAGTTCAGATGAGGTGATGAACGTGGATCACTTTGTGAACGAGCGATTTCGCAGAATTACCGAATCAGACTTGGAGGGACACAGTAATAATTCGTTGAATCTCGACTTGCCCGTATTagatttgtttcaatttcatACCACGTAG
- the LOC136350928 gene encoding probable pseudouridine-5'-phosphatase isoform X3, with translation MAKFRQVSHVIFDMDGVILDTEPLYTKAVQNIISKYNKTLTWEVKAEMMGLHRVEASKYIVDKLELPMTWEEYDIGVHKEYQVVLANPNVFPGERFGKNYTNNIVAKVTGTVERESARIAVTEMNIPMPVEEFRKEFRSLSHSFFAKHGVPLMPGTQRLVRHLSKHNIPISVATSSSLESFELKSAQHKDLFKLFDHIVCGSTDPDVKQGKPAPDIFLVSAARFPTKPNPEKCLVFEDSPNGVQAAISAGMQVIMIPDENIPTELRKGASFVVSSVDETPLEKFGLPPLK, from the exons ATGGCGAAATTTAGGCAAGTTTCTCatgtaatttttgatatgGATGGTGTAATTTTAG ACACAGAACCTCTGTACACTAAAGCAGTGCAGAATATCATAAGCAAATACAACAAAACCTTAACCTGGGAAGTTAAGGCAGAAATGATGGGTCTCCATCGAGTTGAAGCTTCTAAGTACATTGTGGACAAACTTGAGCTACCAATGACATGGGAAGAATATGACATTGGAGTTCATAAAGAATACCAAGTGGTTTTGGCAAATCCAAACGTGTTCCCTGGTGA GCGTTTCGGGAAAAACTACACAAATAATATAGTTGCTAAAGTAACTGGCACTGTTGAACGCGAATCTGCACGTATCGCAGTAACTGAAATGAATATTCCCATGCCGGTAGAAGAATTTCGGAAAGAGTTTCGCAGTCTTTCACACAGTTTCTTTGCTAAACATGGCGTTCCACTTATGCCAG GAACGCAAAGATTAGTCCGTCACCTTTCCAAACACAACATTCCTATCTCAGTGGCGACATCATCTTCCTTGGAGAGTTTTGAACTCAAGTCTGCTCAACACAAGGACTTGTTTAAGCTATTTGATCATATAGTATGTGGAAGTACCGACCCAGATGTGAAGCAAGGCAAGCCTGCGCCCGACATATTTCTCGTCTCTGCAGCTAG ATTTCCGACCAAACCTAATCCAGAAAAATGTCTAGTATTTGAAGACTCTCCAAATGGAGTTCAAGCAGCAATCAGCGCTGGCATGCAAGTGATCATGATACCGGATGAAAACATTCCAACGGAACTTCGGAAGGGAGCATCATTTGTTGTATCGTCTGTGGATGAAACGCCTTTAGAAAAGTTCGGCCTTCCtcctttaaaataa
- the LOC136350928 gene encoding probable pseudouridine-5'-phosphatase isoform X2, with amino-acid sequence MAKFRQVSHVIFDMDGVILDTEPLYTKAVQNIISKYNKTLTWEVKAEMMGLHRVEASKYIVDKLELPMTWEEYDIGVHKEYQVVLANPNVFPGTQRLVRHLSKHNIPISVATSSSLESFELKSAQHKDLFKLFDHIVCGSTDPDVKQGKPAPDIFLVSAARFPTKPNPEKCLVFEDSPNGVQAAISAGMQVIMIPDENIPTELRKGASFVVSSVDETPLEKFGLPPLK; translated from the exons ATGGCGAAATTTAGGCAAGTTTCTCatgtaatttttgatatgGATGGTGTAATTTTAG ACACAGAACCTCTGTACACTAAAGCAGTGCAGAATATCATAAGCAAATACAACAAAACCTTAACCTGGGAAGTTAAGGCAGAAATGATGGGTCTCCATCGAGTTGAAGCTTCTAAGTACATTGTGGACAAACTTGAGCTACCAATGACATGGGAAGAATATGACATTGGAGTTCATAAAGAATACCAAGTGGTTTTGGCAAATCCAAACGTGTTCCCTG GAACGCAAAGATTAGTCCGTCACCTTTCCAAACACAACATTCCTATCTCAGTGGCGACATCATCTTCCTTGGAGAGTTTTGAACTCAAGTCTGCTCAACACAAGGACTTGTTTAAGCTATTTGATCATATAGTATGTGGAAGTACCGACCCAGATGTGAAGCAAGGCAAGCCTGCGCCCGACATATTTCTCGTCTCTGCAGCTAG ATTTCCGACCAAACCTAATCCAGAAAAATGTCTAGTATTTGAAGACTCTCCAAATGGAGTTCAAGCAGCAATCAGCGCTGGCATGCAAGTGATCATGATACCGGATGAAAACATTCCAACGGAACTTCGGAAGGGAGCATCATTTGTTGTATCGTCTGTGGATGAAACGCCTTTAGAAAAGTTCGGCCTTCCtcctttaaaataa